From one Methylovirgula sp. HY1 genomic stretch:
- a CDS encoding helix-turn-helix domain-containing protein has product MITAGQMRAARALLALDQRDLAERSGLSLPTIQRMEASEGVIRGNVDSLMKLIAGFEAAGIELLGEGATSSGGGRGVRLKG; this is encoded by the coding sequence ATGATCACAGCGGGGCAAATGCGGGCGGCCCGTGCGCTTCTTGCGCTGGATCAACGCGATCTGGCCGAGCGATCTGGTCTTTCGCTCCCGACGATCCAGAGGATGGAAGCCAGCGAAGGCGTCATCCGCGGCAACGTCGATTCCCTCATGAAGCTGATTGCCGGGTTTGAGGCGGCGGGCATCGAACTCCTCGGCGAGGGCGCAACCAGTTCGGGCGGAGGCCGCGGCGTCCGGCTGAAAGGCTGA
- the atpD gene encoding F0F1 ATP synthase subunit beta → MDQLRHMKGQVLAVRGAVVDVAFDEALPQVNAALVIEWDRAERLVVEVQAHLDEKTVRGVALQATGGLRRGVGAATTGKPIEVPVGDAILGRLLDVTGAVRDNGPALPADMACLPIHRSAPALAERSAATSVFETGIKVIDLLAPLVQGGKAAMFGGAGVGKTVVVMELIHAMVKSYQGISVFAGIGERSREGHELYAEMRRTGVIDRSVLVYGQMNEPPGARWRVGLTALTIAEYFRDEKHQNVLLLMDNVFRFVQAGSEVSGLLGRLPSRVGYQPTLATEVADLHERIASVAGASITAIEAVYVPADDFTDPAVTAISAHLDSMIVLSRVMAAEGMYPAIDPLQSSSILLDPTIVGLEHYQLAESVRETIARYKDLQDIISLLGIEELRVEDRLIVTRARRLQRFLTQPFTVTEAFTGIPGRSVALADTLKGCRAILDGACDDLAESSLYMVGTVEEARAKQKASPTAAVQA, encoded by the coding sequence ATGGACCAATTGCGGCATATGAAAGGTCAGGTCCTCGCCGTTCGCGGTGCTGTCGTGGACGTCGCATTCGACGAGGCCTTGCCGCAGGTCAATGCGGCCTTGGTGATCGAATGGGATCGGGCGGAACGCCTCGTCGTCGAGGTCCAGGCTCATCTCGATGAGAAGACTGTGCGTGGGGTGGCATTGCAAGCAACCGGCGGCTTGCGCCGCGGCGTCGGCGCGGCCACGACCGGCAAGCCCATCGAAGTACCCGTCGGCGATGCCATCCTCGGCCGCCTCCTTGATGTCACCGGTGCCGTGCGTGACAATGGACCTGCCTTACCGGCCGATATGGCCTGCCTGCCGATCCATCGGAGTGCGCCAGCACTGGCCGAACGCAGCGCGGCAACTTCGGTCTTCGAAACCGGCATCAAGGTCATCGATCTCCTGGCTCCGCTGGTGCAAGGCGGCAAGGCTGCGATGTTCGGCGGCGCCGGCGTCGGCAAGACAGTTGTGGTGATGGAACTCATCCATGCCATGGTGAAGAGCTATCAGGGCATTTCCGTTTTCGCCGGAATCGGCGAGCGCTCGCGCGAAGGCCATGAACTCTATGCCGAAATGCGGCGTACCGGCGTCATCGACCGCAGCGTCCTCGTCTATGGCCAGATGAATGAACCGCCCGGCGCCCGTTGGCGCGTCGGCCTCACCGCTCTTACGATTGCCGAATATTTTCGTGACGAAAAGCATCAGAACGTGCTGCTGCTCATGGACAATGTTTTTCGCTTCGTGCAGGCCGGCAGCGAGGTTTCCGGCCTGCTCGGGCGGCTGCCGTCGCGCGTCGGCTATCAACCAACCTTAGCCACTGAAGTCGCGGATCTGCACGAACGGATCGCCTCGGTCGCCGGCGCCTCGATCACCGCGATCGAGGCCGTCTATGTGCCAGCCGATGATTTTACCGACCCCGCCGTCACCGCTATCTCCGCGCATCTCGACAGTATGATCGTTCTGTCGCGCGTGATGGCGGCCGAAGGCATGTATCCGGCGATTGATCCGCTTCAATCTTCTTCGATCCTGCTCGATCCAACCATCGTCGGGCTCGAACATTATCAACTTGCCGAAAGCGTGCGTGAGACGATCGCCCGCTACAAGGATCTGCAGGACATTATTTCGCTTTTAGGAATCGAAGAATTGCGAGTGGAAGACCGGCTGATCGTTACGCGCGCGCGCCGTTTGCAGCGTTTTCTAACCCAGCCCTTCACTGTCACAGAAGCTTTTACTGGCATACCCGGGCGCTCGGTGGCACTGGCAGATACCCTCAAAGGCTGCCGCGCGATTCTCGATGGCGCTTGCGATGATCTTGCCGAAAGCTCGCTCTATATGGTGGGCACGGTTGAAGAGGCACGCGCGAAGCAAAAGGCGTCACCGACCGCGGCGGTGCAAGCATGA